The following coding sequences are from one Chloroflexota bacterium window:
- a CDS encoding HD domain-containing protein yields the protein MTSEELSYFVEELFASPQMQSLWEIKDRGMPVFAHTIDVALLCLEAFPEWREKFPTMDLTVVIVGSLLHDLSKVAARRSKTTTHSQIMSSEPTQAVAEAIDLLEKIQLRTGILLTLGELDHIWHIIASHHGTWGKVSPWTPEAALVHQCDYLSATQHRVAPVDANDIVPLLEEGLSLKTIAAQLDVSTSVVYQRLKEACRAERVDDGRELRRRWQERGFVLTGSLGRMRQLERARHIVKRAREAPRCIVEVITEAATGRQPRNFEIG from the coding sequence GTGACCAGCGAAGAACTCAGCTATTTTGTCGAAGAGCTATTTGCTTCCCCTCAGATGCAAAGTCTTTGGGAAATCAAGGATCGGGGTATGCCCGTATTCGCGCACACGATCGACGTCGCTCTTCTTTGTCTCGAGGCCTTCCCGGAGTGGCGCGAGAAGTTCCCCACCATGGATCTTACCGTGGTGATCGTTGGTAGCCTACTGCACGATCTGAGTAAGGTAGCTGCCCGGCGGTCTAAAACCACCACCCATAGCCAGATTATGAGTAGTGAGCCTACGCAGGCTGTGGCTGAGGCGATAGATTTGCTCGAAAAGATACAGCTGCGGACAGGTATCCTTCTTACACTGGGGGAGCTCGATCATATCTGGCATATTATCGCCTCCCACCACGGTACGTGGGGGAAGGTATCCCCTTGGACACCCGAAGCAGCCCTTGTCCATCAATGCGACTACCTCTCTGCGACACAGCATCGGGTGGCACCGGTCGATGCCAATGATATCGTGCCCTTATTAGAGGAAGGGTTATCCCTCAAGACCATTGCTGCCCAACTTGATGTTAGCACGAGCGTGGTATACCAGCGTTTGAAGGAGGCCTGTCGGGCTGAGCGGGTCGACGATGGGCGCGAGCTACGGCGGCGATGGCAGGAGCGAGGGTTCGTGTTAACTGGCTCGTTGGGGCGCATGCGTCAGCTGGAGCGAGCCCGCCACATTGTTAAACGTGCTCGCGAGGCACCCAGGTGCATAGTAGAGGTCATCACCGAGGCTGCTACCGGACGTCAGCCACGTAATTTTGAGATTGGGTGA
- the argS gene encoding arginine--tRNA ligase: protein MIKGELVHLLRKAGERAKTTGALPDLDINDIPIECPSNPAYGDYASSLPLKLARAARLNPLSIAKILADHLPRAELVGKLEVAPPGFLNFTLSDAWLAKQVDVILEAGPDYGRIGLGRGAKIQIEFGSANPTGPLTAAFGRGGTLGDVLGNILTKAGYRVTREYYVNDAGSRMDAFNNSIYARYLQQLGQTAQMPTDGYYGHYMIDLAKEIVAEYGHSFQPLPPEQAAAELGKIAMTKILNSARSDLAALGINYDVWFSEQSLFERSLVDKTLEMLRERGYLEEREGAIWFASTAMGEDKDNVLVRSTGIPTYFATDIAYHYDKFVERGFEWVIDIWGADHQGHVPRMKAAIAALGIPEEKLRIIIHQMVTLRRGAEIVRMSKRSGDLITLGEVLDEVGADACRFFFLSRSADSQMDFDLDLAKTQSAENPVYYVQYAHARIASILRYAGERDLSDADLRLLRKEPELLLIKKMLLLPELVETIAQQLEPHLLPYYAQDLATVFHAFYKQCRVVSKDQALSKARLKLVRAAKIVLANTLNLMGIHAPDHM, encoded by the coding sequence GTGATCAAGGGTGAGTTGGTACACCTGCTTAGAAAGGCAGGGGAAAGGGCAAAGACAACAGGTGCCCTTCCTGACCTAGATATAAATGACATTCCTATCGAGTGCCCCTCAAATCCAGCGTATGGAGACTATGCCAGCAGCTTACCCTTGAAACTTGCTAGAGCGGCACGCCTGAATCCCCTGTCCATAGCGAAGATTCTGGCTGACCACCTGCCGCGAGCGGAACTCGTAGGGAAGCTAGAGGTGGCCCCACCGGGTTTTCTCAATTTCACGCTCAGTGACGCCTGGCTGGCCAAGCAGGTGGACGTCATCCTCGAGGCTGGCCCAGATTATGGCCGAATCGGCCTCGGCCGGGGGGCCAAGATACAGATAGAATTTGGCAGCGCCAATCCAACGGGACCACTCACCGCTGCCTTTGGGCGCGGTGGTACCCTGGGAGACGTCTTAGGAAATATCCTGACGAAAGCCGGCTACCGGGTCACCCGTGAATATTATGTAAATGATGCGGGCAGCCGAATGGACGCTTTCAATAACTCCATCTACGCTCGTTATCTCCAGCAGCTGGGACAGACAGCCCAAATGCCCACCGATGGCTATTACGGCCACTATATGATCGACCTGGCCAAGGAGATTGTCGCCGAGTATGGCCACTCTTTTCAGCCGCTACCTCCTGAGCAGGCTGCCGCCGAACTGGGTAAGATTGCTATGACAAAGATCTTAAACTCAGCACGCTCAGACCTGGCCGCCCTGGGCATCAACTATGACGTCTGGTTCAGCGAGCAAAGCCTTTTCGAGCGTAGCCTGGTTGACAAGACGCTGGAGATGCTCCGGGAGAGAGGCTACTTGGAGGAGCGAGAGGGCGCTATCTGGTTCGCCTCCACGGCCATGGGGGAGGACAAGGATAACGTCCTCGTCCGCAGCACAGGCATACCCACCTACTTCGCTACCGATATAGCCTATCATTATGACAAGTTTGTGGAGCGTGGGTTCGAGTGGGTCATCGACATCTGGGGCGCTGATCACCAGGGACACGTTCCCCGCATGAAAGCGGCCATCGCCGCCTTGGGTATCCCAGAGGAAAAGCTACGAATAATCATCCATCAGATGGTCACCCTCCGGCGCGGCGCTGAGATCGTCCGCATGTCCAAACGCAGTGGTGACCTCATCACTCTGGGCGAAGTACTCGATGAGGTGGGTGCAGATGCCTGCCGCTTTTTCTTCCTCTCCCGTTCAGCTGACAGCCAGATGGACTTCGACCTTGACCTGGCTAAGACCCAGTCGGCCGAAAACCCCGTATATTACGTTCAATATGCCCACGCCCGTATCGCTAGCATCTTGCGCTACGCCGGAGAGCGCGATCTGAGTGATGCCGATCTCCGCCTACTGCGGAAAGAGCCAGAATTACTCCTCATAAAAAAGATGCTTCTTCTGCCTGAGCTGGTCGAGACCATCGCCCAGCAGCTGGAACCACACCTGTTACCGTACTACGCCCAAGACCTGGCCACCGTCTTTCACGCCTTCTATAAGCAGTGCCGTGTCGTCTCTAAAGATCAAGCCCTCTCCAAGGCCCGCCTTAAGCTGGTAAGGGCAGCCAAAATAGTGCTGGCCAACACCTTAAACCTTATGGGAATACATGCGCCCGATCATATGTAG
- a CDS encoding GNAT family N-acetyltransferase, which yields MIQGEKVKLRSLEREDLDHWCRWFNDAEVMQYYPERIYPYSRADAEEFFQRVQGSQTDKVFAIETKEGLLIGNVGLHHINWPARHAELGIMIGEKDYWDKGYGTDVIKTMVRFAFEKMNLQRIYLRVADFNARAIACYKKCGFREEGRLREHTYNNGRYIDELIMGVLRTELV from the coding sequence GTGATACAGGGTGAGAAGGTCAAGCTGCGATCGCTGGAGCGGGAGGACCTCGATCACTGGTGCCGCTGGTTTAACGATGCTGAGGTCATGCAATATTATCCTGAGAGGATATATCCCTACTCCAGGGCCGATGCCGAAGAGTTCTTCCAAAGAGTACAAGGGAGCCAAACGGATAAGGTCTTTGCCATCGAAACTAAAGAGGGGCTCTTAATCGGCAACGTGGGTCTCCACCATATCAATTGGCCGGCACGCCATGCTGAGTTGGGTATAATGATCGGTGAAAAAGATTACTGGGACAAAGGCTATGGCACTGATGTGATTAAAACAATGGTACGCTTTGCCTTTGAGAAGATGAATCTACAGCGGATATACCTGCGGGTAGCCGATTTTAATGCCAGAGCTATAGCTTGTTATAAGAAATGTGGCTTTAGAGAAGAAGGTCGCTTGCGTGAGCATACCTATAATAACGGCCGTTATATCGATGAGCTGATCATGGGCGTGCTTCGCACCGAGCTTGTTTAA
- a CDS encoding PHP domain-containing protein, with the protein MEGESRLLRADLHVHSQFSGDGQMSLATIVAVVRKRELDCIALVDHNTIAGALHLQEIAPFKVIVGEEIDTSAGEITGLFLKEGIPPRLSPEETIARIREQDGLICIPHPFDRLRRSRLKETILLKMVPLIDIIEVFNSRVTLPEDNRRALSFAQRHNLLSGGGSDAHMACEIGRTYVDLPSFDTAQEFLVALSEGKVSGRTSTPLVHLATTWGKFQRKYLTPNRG; encoded by the coding sequence ATGGAAGGGGAGAGTCGGTTGCTAAGGGCCGATCTGCACGTACATAGCCAGTTCTCTGGGGATGGCCAGATGTCGCTGGCGACGATTGTCGCTGTTGTTCGGAAGCGTGAACTGGACTGTATCGCTCTGGTGGATCACAATACAATCGCTGGCGCCTTGCATCTTCAGGAGATCGCCCCCTTCAAGGTCATTGTAGGCGAAGAGATAGACACCTCGGCGGGGGAAATAACAGGTTTATTTCTCAAGGAGGGGATTCCGCCGCGGTTGTCGCCGGAGGAAACGATCGCTCGTATCCGGGAACAAGATGGCCTCATTTGTATACCGCACCCATTTGATCGACTACGCCGCTCACGGTTGAAGGAAACAATTCTTCTGAAGATGGTGCCCTTGATTGATATCATAGAGGTGTTCAACTCCAGGGTTACTCTGCCTGAGGATAATCGCCGTGCCCTTTCCTTTGCTCAGAGACATAATCTACTCTCTGGCGGGGGAAGCGATGCGCATATGGCCTGTGAAATCGGCCGCACCTATGTTGATCTGCCGTCATTTGATACGGCGCAGGAGTTCCTGGTGGCCTTAAGCGAGGGCAAAGTAAGCGGTAGGACGTCTACCCCCCTTGTCCATCTGGCTACGACGTGGGGCAAGTTTCAGCGCAAGTATCTCACCCCAAATCGGGGTTGA